The Glycine soja cultivar W05 chromosome 8, ASM419377v2, whole genome shotgun sequence genome has a window encoding:
- the LOC114421923 gene encoding uncharacterized protein LOC114421923 isoform X2: MDFSLGSEDPPILKLHKWDLSEAQIGLSDFREAFLSPTREILLLHSYEREALLLPLSKGELHSGGAEGGYDYDDNHNPGSANVSSEASTRPSESVLVNDSPCTSGSDVDIDTDLVGIKCSKSNSLPYISDVNSLAWARCEDGYDQHKDALFREVLFVSGRCGVTVHAFLKLTKTKGMVQPMLEGNFRQGRWVEWGPVAALSSDFSHGVSGDQNVNLTGDGGVESLRGSATKRYLESFFTKVETTVSDGILLTKFPENNEFPCLTEVVSFSIFDGSLSLDHLLKEKTVQSKENWQEPVDSARDASDRSSLSFCGADTKLDCFSSVFGVVINGFYECRRVFSGASNCLVGFFLTLMHHVSVNISHEDQRGRSRDLLLVAKLDNWGIRWVSMVKLDERINTVQSVEWMDFQFSDNLLVCLNSSGLIVLYSAMSGEYVTHLNVLQACGLNPHFNLQGLEKLYSHDNIYAKQECSINDNMSDQQSDSFRGSFKRLVVASHSSLLAVVDECGVIYVISLGEYIPDKIYSSEKLLPYCQQFVQGMLVGWEVGGSDIDRQAVYSNLSGHFRSNDLNIKHGNVALSDKAVAGNALQKINGCTFKEKGDLFGSYSSGFSATSKVNNGHTFLGYDVKLPVMRKIFLPNFRVCEDDSICFSPLGITIFSKKKCVKNQNSSQLIHFNLEVKLEVHDDNFLDSVYDVYHFDGKDVIGEAIGCTFQGCFYIVRDGGLSVYIPSISILSNFLPVEYIGYRQSSKDMEISVLLKDNLEIKEPIKRFSPWKVEILDRVLLYEGTEMADQLFLKNGWDIKVSRIRQLQIALDYLKFYEIERSLEMLVDVDLAEEGILRLLFAAVYLIFNKGGNDSETPAASRLLALAACFATKMLHKYGLLQHKKDTCIAEGFNKMGLLSLPPIEPVKLQTEVDFAQKLCEIAHFLEIIRNLQCRHRSIFQRASQGLADRGEESSLISTDMLQEESQLSILPSDLESLDVLNQHELSFPRPGSNNNENLALVPVDSESHLVSDEFGYISHLTPLGGILGKKVLPVENPREMMARWKVDNLDLKTVVRDALLSGRLPLAVLHLHQMNDFVADKEPHDTFTEVRDIGRAVAYELFLKGETELAVATLQRLGENVESYLKQLLFGTVRRSLRIQIAEEMKRYGYLGPYEWKILDDMSLIESLYPSSSFWKSYNHRLKEISIAPDSVLPVENKLRLLHNHSFDSHVIECGEIDGIVFDAWIDISESSSALEVDEDDAHVGYWAAAAVWFDAWDQRTVDRMILNQSVHSDNSILWESQLEYHVCRNHWKEVFRLLNLMPAYVLSAGSLQLNLDLVEPASSLGCNMNMKSSNYGNFLCSFEELDSVCMEVPNVQMYRFSPDICSGWMRMLVEEKLAKRFIFFKEYWEGTLEMIALLARSGFISGRDKVCLEDDLTKTSSVRDGAVQALHKIFVHHCAQNNLPNLLDLYLDHHSLVLDNDSLYALQETAVDCEWARWLLLSRVKGCEYEASLANARSIMSRNLVPRSDLSVLELDEIIRTVDDIAEGGGEMAALATLMHAAVPIQSCLNSGGVNRHSNSSAQCTLENLRPTLQKFPTLWRTLIGACLGQDTMALLVPKAKTALSDYLNWRDDIFFSTSHDTSLLQMLPCWFPKPIRRLIQLYVQGPLGCQSFSGFPTGETLLHRDIDLFINADVHAEINAISWEATVQRHIEEELYGPLLEENGFGLEHLLHRGRALAAFNQILGHRVQNLKSEEESSTSAHGQTNIQSDVQTLLSAVEQSEETLLSSVLPVAIMHFEDSMLVASCAFLLELCGLSANKMRIDIAVLKRISLFYKSSENNENLWQLSPKGSVFHAISHEGDVTESLARALADEYLHKDSPATATETVSKQASRALILVLHHLEKASLPQLVDGKTYGSWLLSGNGDGNELRSQRKAASQHWTLVTNFCRLHQLPLSTKYLAALARDNDWIEFLSEAQIGGYSFDTVVQVASKEFSDPRLRLHMLTVLRGMQSKKKASTALFLDTLEKGSETTFPDENMCVPVELFQILAECEKQKCPGEALLRKAKELSWSILAMVASCFLDVSPLSCLTVWLEITAARETSSIKVNDIASQIADNVGAAVNATNALPVGDRVLTFHYNRQSPKRRRLITLVSLDSSASAISDICSSSISEEIFDSKGKTMENDRKIEHFGCINVPSDSHEGPASLSKMVAVLCEQQLFLPLLRAFEMFLPSCPLLPFIRALQAFSQMRLSEASAHLGSFSARIKEEPFYLQANVGREAQIGASWISSTASTAADAVLSTCASPYEKRCLLQLLAATDFGDGGHTAAHYRRVYWKINLAEPLLRKDNELHLGDEISDDASLLSALENNRHWEQARNWAKQLEPNGAPWKSAMHHVTESQAESMVAEWKEFLWDVPEERVALWSHCHTLFIRYSFPSLQAGLFFLKHAEAVEKDLPARELHELLLLSLQWLSGMISLSNLVCPLQLLREIETKVWLLAVESETQVKSEGDFNFTFSTRESGIKNDPSIIDRTASIIAKMDNHINTMRSRIVEKYESRENNQIPHKNQVMDAGLSTTFGGNTKTKRRAKGYMAPRRPPLESADKSADTDDGSSTNSLKNEFQLQEENVKVEMSFSRWEERVGAAELERAVLSLLEFGQIAAAKQLQYKFSPGQIPSEFRLVDAALKLAAISTPPSNVSVPMLDEEVRSVMHSYGIMNDKHYVDPLQVLESLVTIFIEGNGRGLCKRIIAVIKAANTLGLSFSEAFNKQPTELLQLLSLKAQDSFEEANFLVRTHPMPAASIAQILAESFLKGVLAAHRGGYMDSQKEEGPAPLLWRFSDFLKWAELCPSEPEIGHALMRLVITGQEIPHAC, translated from the exons ATGGATTTTTCCTTGGGTAGTGAGGATCCACCTATACTTAAGCTGCACAAATGGGACCTGTCTGAGGCCCAAATTGGGCTTTCGGACTTTCGCgaagcttttctttctcctaCGAGAGAGATACTGCTTTTGCATTCTTATGAGAGGGAagctcttttgcttcctctgaGTAAAG GAGAGTTGCATTCTGGTGGTGCTGAAGGTGGCTATGATTATGATGATAATCACAATCCAGGTTCTGCAAATGTTTCCTCGGAGGCATCCACTAGGCCTAGTGAATCAGTTTTGGTGAATGATTCACCTTGCACTTCAGGTTCAGATGTTGATATTGATACTGATCTTGTGGGAATTAAATGTTCAAAATCCAATAGTCTCCCATACATTAGTGATGTGAACTCATTGGCCTGGGCTCGCTGTGAGGACGGCTATGATCAGCACAAAGATGCTTTATTTAGAGAGGTTCTATTTGTTTCTGGGAGATGTGGGGTAACAGTCCATGCTTTTCTCAAACTAACAAAAACCAAGGGAATGGTTCAACCCATGTTGGAGGGTAACTTTAGGCAAGGCAGGTGGGTTGAATGGGGGCCCGTTGCTGCATTATCTTCCGACTTCAGTCATGGAGTCTCTGGAGACCAGAATGTAAATTTGACTGGAGATGGTGGAGTTGAATCATTAAGAGGTTCTGCTACTAAGAGATACTTAGAATCATTTTTCACAAAAGTTGAAACTACTGTATCTGATGGTATTCTTTTGACCAAATTCCCTGAGAATAATGAATTCCCTTGCTTGACAGAAGTGGTTTCTTTTAGCATATTTGATGGCAGTCTATCTTTGGACCATCTCCTCAAAGAAAAAACAGTCCAAAGTAAGGAGAATTGGCAGGAACCAGTTGATTCAGCAAGAGATGCTTCTGACCGCTCTAGCTTGAGCTTTTGTGGAGCAGATACTAAGCTTGATTGTTTTTCCAGTGTTTTTGGTGTTGTGATTAATGGGTTCTACGAATGTCGCAGAGTGTTCTCGGGTGCTTCGAATTGCCTGGTAGGATTTTTTTTGACATTAATGCATCACGTGTCTGTCAATATTAGTCATGAAGATCAAAGAGGCAGAAGCAGAGATTTACTTCTTGTTGCCAAGTTAGATAATTGGGGTATTCGGTGGGTTTCAATGGTGAAGCTTGATGAAAGAATAAACACAGTTCAGTCAGTTGAGTGGATGGATTTCCAATTTTCTGATAATCTTCTTGTCTGTCTTAATTCTTCTGGCCTGATTGTTCTCTACTCTGCAATGTCTGGTGAATATGTGACACATTTAAATGTTTTACAGGCTTGTGGCCTTAACCCTCATTTTAATTTGCAAGGGTTAGAAAAGTTATATTCACATGATAATATATATGCTAAACAAGAGTGTAGCATAAATGATAACATGTCTGATCAGCAGAGTGATTCTTTTAGGGGATCATTCAAGAGGTTAGTTGTTGCTTCACACTCCTCCCTGTTAGCTGTGGTTGATGAATGTGGTGTGATCTATGTGATCTCTTTGGGGGAATACATACCTGACAAAATTTACTCATCTGAGAAGTTACTTCCGTATTGTCAGCAATTTGTGCAGGGAATGCTGGTTGGCTGGGAAGTTGGTGGTTCTGATATAGATCGCCAAGCAGTATACTCCAATTTATCTGGACACTTTCGATCAAAtgatttaaacataaaacatggAAATGTTGCTTTGTCAGACAAAGCTGTGGCAGGTAATGCACTTCAGAAAATTAATGGCTGCACATTCAAAGAAAAGGGGGATTTGTTTGGCTCCTATTCAAGTGGTTTTTCTGCTACTTCTAAAGTAAATAATGGTCACACATTTCTTGGTTATGATGTGAAATTACCTGTTATGAGAAAGATATTCCTTCCCAATTTTAGAGTCTGTGAGGATGATTCTATTTGTTTTTCTCCTTTGGGAATTACTATTTTCTCTAAAAAGAAGTGTGTAAAGAATCAGAATAGTTCTCAACTTATCCATTTTAATTTGGAAGTGAAGTTAGAAGTCCATGATGACAACTTCTTAGACAGTGTATATGATGTATACCACTTTGATGGAAAAGATGTTATTGGAGAAGCAATTGGTTGCACATTCCAAGGTTGTTTTTATATTGTGAGAGATGGTGGTCTATCGGTATATATTCCCTCcatttcaattttatcaaattttcttcCTGTTGAGTACATTGGTTATCGCCAATCAAGTAAGGATATGGAGATTTCAGTTCTACTTAAAGACAATCTAGAAATAAAAGAACCGATCAAAAGGTTTTCTCCTTGGAAAGTTGAAATTTTGGACAGAGTTCTTCTGTATGAAGGCACTGAAATGGCAGAtcaattgtttttgaaaaatg gaTGGGACATCAAAGTTTCTCGTATTCGTCAATTACAAATCGCATTGGACTACttgaaattttatgaaataGAAAG ATCTTTGGAAATGCTCGTGGATGTTGATCTAGCAGAAGAGGGAATTTTGAGATTGCTTTTTGCTGCTGTGtatcttatatttaataaagGTGGCAATGATAGTGAAACTCCTGCTGCTTCAAG GCTTCTTGCCCTGGCCGCTTGCTTTGCAACAAAGATGCTCCATAAATATGGGTTGCTACAACATAAAAAAGATACATGCATAGCAGAGGGCTTTAACAAGATGGGATTACTTTCTCTTCCACCAATTGAACCAGTTAAACTACAAACTGAGGTGGATTTTGCTCAGAAACTTTGTGAGATAGCTCATTTCTTGGAGATCATCCGAAATCTGCAATGTAGACATAGGTCAATATTTCAAAGGGCCAGTCAAGGATTG GCTGACAGAGGAGAAGAGTCATCTTTAATAAGTACAGACATGTTGCAGGAAGAATCCCAACTTTCAATTCTTCCATCAGATTTAGAGTCATTGGATGTGTTGAACCAACATGAGCTTTCTTTTCCTCGACCAGGCAGCAACAATAATGAAAATCTTGCGCTGGTGCCTGTTGATTCTGAGTCTCATTTGGTCTCAGATGAATTTGGCTACATATCTCATTTAACCCCATTAGGAGGAATCTTAGGAAAGAAAGTTTTGCCTGTGGAAAATCCAAGAGAGATGATGGCACGTTGGAAGGTAGATAATCTGGACCTTAAGACTGTGGTTAGAGATGCTTTGCTCTCTGGCCGTCTTCCTTTGGCAGTTCTACATCTTCATCAAATGAATGATTTTGTTGCTGATAAAGAGCCTCATGATACTTTTACTGAAGTTCGTGACATTGGCAGAGCTGTTGcttatgaattatttttgaaG GGTGAAACTGAACTTGCTGTTGCTACACTTCAAAGACTTGGAGAGAACGTTGAATCTTATCTTAAACAACTTCTGTTTGGCACTGTAAGGAGATCCTTGCGAATCCAGATTGCTGAGGAAATGAAAAGATATGGTTATCTAGGACCATATGAGTGGAAAATATTGGATGATATGTCACTGATTGAG AGTCTCTATCCTAGCAGTAGCTTCTGGAAATCATATAATCACCGACTGAAAGAAATCAGCATTGCACCGGACTCTGTTTTACCAGTGGAAAATAAATTAAGGCTCTTGCATAACCATTCATTTGATAGTCATGTCATTGAATGTGGTGAGATTGATGGAATTGTCTTTGACGCATGGATTGATATTAGTGAAAGTTCCTCTGCTCTGGAAGTTGATGAAGATGATGCTCATGTTGGATATTGGGCTGCTGCTGCTGTCTGGTTTGATGCCTGGGACCAAAGAACTGTTGATCGT ATGATATTGAATCAATCTGTTCATTCGGACAATTCTATATTGTGGGAGTCACAACTTGAATATCATGTTTGTCGTAACCACTGGAAGGAAGTCTTTAGACTGCTGAACTTGATGCCTGCATATGTCCTATCGGCTGGAAGCCTTCAACTCAATTTGGATCTTGTAGAGCCTGCCTCATCTTTAGGATGCAACATGAATATGAAGTCTTCTAATTATGGAAATTTCTTGTGCTCTTTTGAAGAATTGGATTCTGTATGCATGGAAGTTCCCAATGTCCAAATGTATAGGTTTTCACCTGATATATGTTCTGGGTGGATGAGGATGCTCGTGGAGGAAAAGCTTGCaaaaagatttatattttttaaggaataCTGGGAAGGGACATTGGAGATGATAGCTCTCTTAGCTCGTTCAGGTTTCATATCTGGCAGAGATAAGGTCTGCTTGGAGGATGATCTTACTAAGACGTCATCTGTCAGAGATGGAGCTGTACAAGCTTTGCATAAAATATTTGTGCATCACTGTGCACAAAATAACTTGCCAAATCTTTTGgacctttaccttgatcatcaTAGTTTGGTCCTTGACAATGATTCACTTTATGCATTACAGGAAACTGCT GTTGATTGTGAATGGGCAAGATGGCTACTCTTATCGAGAGTTAAGGGGTGTGAATATGAGGCCTCACTTGCCAATGCTCGATCGATAATGTCACGTAATTTAGTTCCTAGAAGTGACCTCAGTGTTCTGGAGTTAGATGAAATAATTCGAACTGTCGATGACATTGCTGAAGGAGGGGGAGAAATGGCAGCCTTGGCAACACTGATGCATGCTGCTGTTCCAATTCAAAGCTGCTTAAATAGTGGTGGTGTAAATAGGCATAGTAATTCCTCTGCCCAGTGCACATTGGAAAACCTTCGGCCAACTTTGCAAAAGTTCCCCACATTGTGGCGCACGCTCATTGGAGCATGTCTAGGACAAGACACAATGGCCTTGCTGGTCCCTAAAGCAAAAACTG CTTTATCAGACTATCTTAATTGGCGTGATGACATCTTCTTCTCTACCAGTCATGATACTTCACTTCTACAAATGCTTCCATGCTGGTTTCCTAAGCCTATACGCAGATTGATACAGCTTTATGTCCAG GGTCCTCTTGGATGCCAATCATTTTCAGGGTTCCCTACAGGGGAAACTTTGCTACACAGAGACATTGATTTATTCATAAATGCTGATGTACATGCTGAGATAAATGCAATCTCCTGGGAGGCAACTGTCCAAAGACACATTGAAGAAGAACTATATGGTCCTTTACTTGAG GAAAATGGATTTGGGCTTGAGCATCTTTTGCATCGAGGACGAGCATTGGCTGCTTTTAACCAAATTCTTGGTCATAGAGTTCAAAATCTGAAGTCAGAAGAGGAATCTAGTACTTCAGCTCATGGACAAACTAACATTCAATCAGATGTTCAGACACTTCTTTCAGCAGTAGAACAAAGTGAAGAGACTCTACTTTCATCT GTTTTGCCAGTTGCCATTATGCATTTTGAGGATTCCATGCTTGTTGCTTCATGTGCTTTTCTTTTGGAGCTTTGTGGTTTATCAGCCAACAAGATGCGCATTGATATTGCTGTGCTAAAACGGATATCTTTGTTCTACAAATCGagtgaaaataatgaaaatctCTGGCAATTATCACCTAAGGGATCTGTGTTTCATGCAATATCCCATGAAGGTGATGTAACAGAATCTCTTGCTCGAGCTTTAGCTGATGAATATTTGCACAAGGATTCTCCTGCAACTGCTACTGAGACTGTAAGTAAACAAGCTTCACGAGCTCTTATACTTGTGTTGCACCATTTGGAAAAGGCTAGCCTTCCACAGTTGGTTGATGGAAAAACTTATGGGTCATGGCTATTAAGTGGAAATGGTGATGGAAATGAGTTAAGATCTCAACGAAAGGCTGCTAGCCAGCACTGGACTTTGGTAACAAATTTTTGTAGATTGCACCAGCTTCCGTTAAGTACCAAGTACCTTGCTGCATTAGCTAGAGACAATGACTGG attgaatttttgtctgaagcTCAGATTGGAGGATATTCATTTGATACAGTAGTCCAAGTG GCATCAAAGGAGTTTAGTGATCCGCGTCTCCGACTTCATATGTTAACAGTTTTGAGAGGAATGCAGTCAAAGAAAAAGGCAAGCACTGCATTGTTCTTGGATACACTGGAGAAAGGCAGTGAAACAACCTTTCCTGATGAAAACATGTGTGTTCCAGTTGAACTCTTCCAAATATTAGCTGAGTGTGAAAAGCAAAAATGTCCTGGAGAGGCTCTCTTGAGGAAAGCAAAAGAGTTGTCCTGGTCAATATTGGCAATGGTTGCTTCATGTTTCCTTGATGTCTCTCCATTGTCATGCCTGACAGTTTGGTTGGAAATTACTGCAGCAAG AGAAACTTCATCCATTAAGGTGAATGATATTGCCTCCCAGATTGCAGACAATGTTGGAGCAGCTGTAAATGCTACTAATGCCCTACCTGTAGGTGACAGAGTACTTACATTTCATTACAATAGGCAGAGTCCTAAACGTCGACGGCTAATAACTCTTGTTTCACTAGACTCCTCTGCTTCTGCAATATCTGACATCTGTAGCTCTTCTATAAGTGAAGAAATATTTGATTCCAAAGGTAAAACTATGGAGAATGATAGAAAAATAGAACATTTTGGATGCATTAATGTTCCAAGTGATTCCCATGAAGGGCCTGCTTCTCTCTCAAAGATGGTTGCAGTGCTTTGTGAACAACAATTGTTCTTGCCCTTGCTAAGGGCATTTGAGATGTTCCTTCCATCATGCCCCTTGCTACCATTCATCCGTGCTCTTCAA gcATTTTCGCAAATGCGCCTCTCAGAAGCTTCTGCACATTTGGGCTCCTTTTCTGCACGAATTAAGGAAGAACCTTTCTACTTACAGGCAAATGTAGGAAGAGAGGCGCAGATTGGGGCATCATGGATTAGTTCTACTGCTTCAACAGCTGCTGATGCTGTGCTTTCAACCTGTGCATCTCCTTATGAAAAAAGATGCTTACTGCAACTTCTTGCTGCTACTGACTTTGGTGATGGTGGACATACTGCTGCACACTATCGAAGGGTTTATTGGAAAATTAATCTGGCAGAGCCTTTACTTCGTAAAGATAATGAGTTGCATTTAGGTGATGAAATTTCAGATGATGCTTCCCTCTTGTCTGCACTAGAGAATAATAGGCACTGGGAGCAAGCAAGGAACTGGGCCAAGCAGTTGGAGCCCAATGGTGCACCCTGGAAATCTGCTATGCATCATGTTACTGAATCTCAG GCTGAATCTATGGTAGCTGAATGGAAGGAGTTTCTTTGGGATGTGCCAGAAGAGAGGGTTGCTTTATGGAGCCACTGCCACACACTATTCATCAGATATTCCTTCCCTTCTCTTCAA GCTgggttattttttcttaaacatgCTGAAGCTGTTGAGAAAGATCTTCCTGCAAGGGAGCTTCATGAACTTTTATTGCTTTCTCTGCAATGGCTGAGTGGGATGATAAGTCTTTCCAACCT TGTCTGTCCATTGCAACTTCTACGTGAAATTGAAACCAAAGTATGGCTCCTAGCCGTTGAGTCTGAGACTCAGGTGAAGAGTGAAGGAGATTTCAATTTTACCTTTTCTACCAGGGAGAGTGGTATCAAGAACGACCCCAGTATTATTGACCGAACTGCTAGTATAATAGCAAAGATGGACAACCATATAAATACAATGAGGAGTAGAATTGTAGAAAAATACGAGTCCAGGGAAAATAACCAAATCCCCCACAAGAATCAAGTGATGGATGCTGGTCTTTCAACTACTTTTGGTGGGAATACAAAGACAAAAAGAAGGGCCAAAGGATACATGGCACCAAGACGCCCACCTCTTGAATCAGCAGATAAAAGTGCTGATACTGATGATGGCTCTAGTACCAATAGTTTAAAAAATGAGTTTCAGTTGCAAGAGGAAAACGTAAAAGTGGAAATGTCTTTTTCTAGGTGGGAAGAAAGGGTCGGAGCAGCAGAGCTAGAAAGGGCTGTACTTTCTTTATTGGAATTTGGACAAATTGCTGCCGCCAAGCAACTACAATATAAATTCTCTCCTGGACAAATACCATCTGAGTTTAGACTTGTTGATGCAGCCTTGAAGCTTGCTGCTATTTCAACACCTCCTAGCAATGTATCAGTGCCAATGCTTGATGAGGAAGTGCGTTCAGTTATGCACTCATATGGTATAATGAATGATAAGCACTATGTTGACCCGCTGCAG GTTTTGGAGAGTTTGGTGACCATTTTTATTGAAGGCAATGGGCGTGGGCTATGTAAGAGAATAATAGCAGTTATAAAAGCTGCAAACACCTTGGGCCTCTCATTTTCTGAGGCGTTCAACAAGCAACCAACTGAACTACTACAGCTGCTTTCGCTTAAAGCACAAGATTCCTTTGAGGAGGCCAACTTTCTGGTTCGGACTCATCCAATGCCAGCGGCAAGTATTGCTCAAATACTTGCAGAATCTTTTCTAAAG GGTGTGTTGGCTGCACATCGTGGAGGATATATGGATTCACAGAAGGAGGAAGGGCCTGCTCCATTGCTGTGGAGATTTTCAGACTTCTTGAAGTGGGCAGAGCTTTGTCCCTCTGAACCAGAAATTGGACATGCTTTAATGCGTTTGGTGATTACTGGACAAGAAATACCACATGCAT GTTGA